Proteins encoded together in one Streptomyces umbrinus window:
- the ffh gene encoding signal recognition particle protein: MFDTLSDRLAATFKNLRGKGRLSEADIDATAREIRIALLEADVALPVVRAFIKQVKERALGAEVSQALNPAQQVIKIVNEELVGILGGETRRLRFAKQPPTVIMLAGLQGAGKTTLAGKLGKWLQGQGHAPLLVACDLQRPNAVTQLSVVAERAGVGVYAPQPGNGVGDPVQVAKDSIEYAKQKQHDVVIVDTAGRLGIDQELMQQAADIRDAVSPDEILFVVDAMVGQDAVNTAEAFRDGVGFDGVVLSKLDGDARGGAALSIAHVTGRQVMFASNGEKLDDFDAFHPDRMASRILGMGDMLTLIEKAEQTFSQQEAEQMAEKLASKKGQDFTLDDFLAQMEQVRKMGSISKLLGMLPGMGQIKDQINNLDERDVDRTAAIIKSMTPGERQEPTIINGSRRARIAKGSGVEVSAVKGLVERFFEARKMMSRMAQGGGMPGMPGMPGTGGGPGRAKKQPKKAKGKQRSGNPMKRKQQEEEAAARREAAGQAGGAFGLPGGQQPQDFELPDEFKKFMG, translated from the coding sequence GTGTTCGACACTCTCTCCGATCGCCTCGCAGCGACATTCAAGAACCTTCGCGGCAAGGGGCGCCTGTCCGAGGCGGACATCGACGCCACCGCGCGCGAGATCCGTATCGCCCTGCTGGAAGCGGATGTCGCGCTGCCGGTCGTGCGGGCCTTCATCAAGCAGGTCAAGGAGAGGGCCCTCGGGGCCGAGGTGTCGCAGGCACTGAACCCCGCCCAGCAGGTCATCAAGATCGTCAACGAGGAGCTCGTCGGCATCCTCGGCGGCGAGACCCGTCGGCTGCGCTTCGCCAAGCAGCCGCCGACCGTGATCATGCTCGCGGGGCTGCAGGGTGCCGGTAAGACCACGCTCGCCGGAAAGCTCGGCAAGTGGCTCCAGGGCCAGGGGCACGCCCCGCTGCTGGTCGCCTGCGACCTCCAGCGCCCGAACGCGGTGACCCAGCTGAGCGTCGTCGCCGAGCGCGCCGGGGTCGGCGTCTACGCCCCCCAGCCGGGCAACGGCGTCGGTGACCCGGTCCAGGTCGCCAAGGACTCCATCGAGTACGCGAAGCAGAAGCAGCACGACGTCGTCATCGTCGACACCGCCGGCCGCCTCGGTATCGACCAGGAGCTGATGCAGCAGGCCGCGGACATCCGCGACGCGGTCTCGCCGGACGAGATCCTGTTCGTCGTCGACGCGATGGTCGGTCAGGACGCGGTCAACACCGCCGAGGCCTTCCGTGACGGCGTCGGCTTCGACGGCGTGGTCCTCTCGAAGCTCGACGGCGACGCCCGTGGTGGTGCCGCGCTCTCCATCGCGCACGTCACCGGCCGCCAGGTCATGTTCGCCTCGAACGGCGAGAAGCTGGACGACTTCGACGCGTTCCACCCGGACCGCATGGCGTCCCGCATCCTCGGCATGGGCGACATGCTCACGCTGATCGAGAAGGCCGAGCAGACCTTCTCGCAGCAAGAGGCCGAGCAGATGGCCGAGAAGCTGGCCTCCAAGAAGGGCCAGGACTTCACGCTCGACGACTTCCTGGCCCAGATGGAGCAGGTCAGGAAGATGGGCTCCATCTCCAAGCTGCTCGGCATGCTCCCCGGCATGGGCCAGATCAAGGACCAGATCAACAACCTCGACGAGCGTGACGTCGACCGCACGGCCGCCATCATCAAGTCGATGACCCCGGGCGAGCGCCAGGAGCCGACGATCATCAACGGCTCGCGCCGTGCCCGTATCGCCAAGGGTTCCGGTGTCGAGGTCAGCGCGGTCAAGGGCCTGGTCGAGCGGTTCTTCGAGGCCCGCAAGATGATGTCCCGCATGGCCCAGGGCGGCGGCATGCCGGGAATGCCCGGGATGCCGGGCACGGGTGGCGGCCCCGGCCGGGCGAAGAAGCAGCCCAAGAAGGCCAAGGGCAAGCAGCGCTCCGGCAACCCGATGAAGCGCAAGCAGCAGGAGGAGGAGGCCGCCGCGCGCCGCGAGGCCGCGGGCCAGGCAGGCGGCGCCTTCGGCCTCC
- a CDS encoding [protein-PII] uridylyltransferase, producing MTSTDVRTEAEDSGPSGYAAARLRLLQEGARSGPPRRAALAELTDDWLTGLFDAGADKLRGISLVAVGGYGRGELSPRSDLDLLLLHDGSADPGAVASLADRIWYPVWDLGLDLDHSVRTPAEARKVAGEDLKVQLGLLDARHLAGDLGLTAGLRTAVLADWRNQAPKRLPELQELCAERAERQGELQFLLEPDLKEARGGLRDATALRAVAASWLADAPREGLADARRRLLDVRDALHLATGRATDRLSLQEQDQVAAELGLLDADTLLRQVYEAARVVSYASDVTWREVGRVLRSRAVRPRLRAMLGGGKPTAERSPLAEGVVEQDGEVVLARAARPDRDPVLPLRAAAAAAQAGLPLSLHAVRRMAAGVRPLPTPWPAEAREQLVTLLGSGPSTIEVWEALEAEGLITRLLPDWERVRCRPQRNAVHIWTVDRHLIETAVRAAEFTRRVHRPDLLLVSALLHDIGKGWPGDHSVAGEIIARDVAARIGFDRSDVAVLATLVRHHLLLVETATRRDLEDPATVRSVAEAVGSQGTLELLHALTEADALATGPAAWSSWRASLVADLVKRVSAVLAGDTPEEPEAVAPTAEQERLAIEAARTGGPVLALRAQTEPPTEEPSGDPEPLGVELLIAVPDQEGVLPAVAGVLAMHRLTVRTAELRALDLPDGVSGSVLLLDWRVAAEYGSLPQAARLRADLVRALDGSLDIAGRLAERDAAYPRRRGIVAPPARVSVAAAASRLATVIEVRAHDAPGLLHRIGRALEEAQVRVRSAHVSTLGANAVDAFYVTGAEGAPLPGEQAASVARALEDTLRE from the coding sequence GTGACGAGTACGGACGTGCGTACGGAAGCAGAGGACTCGGGACCCAGCGGCTATGCGGCGGCCCGGCTGCGCCTCCTCCAGGAGGGGGCGCGGTCCGGGCCGCCGCGCCGTGCGGCCCTCGCCGAACTGACCGACGACTGGCTGACCGGTCTGTTCGACGCGGGCGCCGACAAGCTGCGCGGCATCTCGCTCGTCGCCGTCGGCGGCTACGGCCGCGGAGAGCTCTCCCCGCGCAGCGACCTCGACCTGCTGCTCCTGCACGACGGCAGCGCCGACCCCGGCGCGGTGGCCTCCCTCGCCGACCGCATCTGGTACCCGGTCTGGGACCTCGGCCTCGACCTCGACCACTCCGTCCGTACGCCCGCCGAAGCACGCAAGGTTGCGGGCGAGGACCTCAAGGTCCAGCTCGGCCTGCTGGACGCCCGGCACCTCGCCGGCGACCTCGGCCTCACCGCCGGACTGCGCACGGCCGTCCTCGCCGACTGGCGGAACCAGGCGCCGAAACGTCTCCCCGAACTCCAGGAACTCTGCGCCGAGCGTGCCGAACGCCAGGGCGAGCTGCAGTTCCTCCTCGAACCCGATCTCAAGGAGGCCCGCGGCGGCCTGCGCGACGCCACCGCGCTGCGCGCCGTCGCCGCCTCCTGGCTCGCCGACGCCCCGCGCGAGGGCCTCGCCGACGCCCGCAGGCGCCTCCTCGACGTCCGTGACGCCCTGCACCTCGCCACCGGCCGCGCCACCGACCGCCTCTCCCTCCAGGAGCAGGACCAGGTCGCCGCCGAACTCGGCCTGCTCGACGCCGACACACTCCTGCGCCAGGTGTACGAGGCCGCCCGCGTCGTCTCGTACGCCAGTGATGTCACCTGGCGCGAGGTGGGGCGCGTGCTGCGGTCGCGCGCCGTCCGTCCGCGACTGCGCGCCATGCTGGGCGGCGGCAAACCGACCGCCGAGCGCTCACCGCTGGCCGAGGGCGTCGTCGAGCAGGACGGCGAGGTCGTCCTCGCCCGCGCCGCCCGCCCCGACCGCGACCCCGTACTTCCCCTGCGTGCCGCCGCCGCGGCCGCCCAGGCGGGCCTGCCCCTCTCCCTGCACGCCGTGCGCCGCATGGCCGCCGGGGTCCGCCCGCTGCCCACGCCCTGGCCCGCCGAGGCCCGTGAGCAGCTCGTCACGCTGCTCGGCTCGGGTCCCTCGACCATCGAGGTCTGGGAGGCCCTGGAGGCGGAGGGCCTGATCACCCGGCTGCTGCCCGACTGGGAGCGCGTCCGCTGCCGCCCGCAGCGCAACGCCGTCCACATCTGGACCGTCGACCGTCATCTGATCGAGACGGCCGTCCGCGCCGCGGAGTTCACCCGCCGCGTCCACCGCCCCGACCTGCTGCTGGTCTCCGCCCTGCTGCACGACATCGGCAAGGGCTGGCCCGGCGACCACTCCGTGGCCGGCGAGATCATCGCGCGGGACGTGGCCGCCCGGATCGGCTTCGACCGCTCGGACGTGGCCGTGCTCGCCACCCTCGTACGCCACCACCTGCTGCTCGTCGAGACGGCGACCCGGCGCGACCTGGAGGACCCGGCGACCGTTCGCTCGGTCGCCGAGGCGGTCGGCTCGCAGGGCACGCTGGAACTGCTGCACGCGCTGACCGAGGCGGACGCGCTGGCCACCGGGCCCGCCGCCTGGTCCTCGTGGCGCGCCTCCCTCGTCGCCGACCTGGTCAAGCGGGTCTCCGCCGTGCTCGCCGGGGACACCCCCGAGGAGCCCGAGGCCGTCGCGCCCACCGCCGAGCAGGAGCGGCTCGCCATCGAGGCGGCCCGCACCGGCGGCCCCGTGCTCGCGCTGCGCGCCCAGACCGAGCCGCCCACCGAGGAGCCGTCCGGCGACCCGGAGCCCCTCGGTGTGGAACTGCTCATCGCGGTGCCGGACCAGGAAGGCGTCCTGCCGGCTGTCGCGGGCGTCCTCGCCATGCACCGGCTCACCGTGCGGACGGCGGAGCTGCGGGCGCTGGACCTGCCCGACGGTGTCTCCGGCTCCGTGCTGCTCCTCGACTGGCGGGTCGCCGCCGAGTACGGCTCACTGCCGCAGGCCGCCCGCCTGCGCGCCGATCTCGTACGTGCCCTCGACGGCTCCCTCGACATCGCGGGGCGCCTCGCCGAGCGCGACGCCGCGTATCCGCGTCGGCGGGGCATCGTGGCGCCGCCGGCCCGGGTGTCCGTGGCCGCCGCGGCGTCCCGGCTCGCCACGGTCATCGAGGTGCGTGCGCATGACGCGCCTGGGCTGCTGCACCGGATCGGGCGGGCGCTGGAGGAGGCGCAGGTGCGGGTGCGTAGCGCGCACGTTTCCACGCTGGGGGCGAATGCGGTGGATGCGTTCTATGTGACTGGGGCTGAGGGAGCACCGTTGCCCGGGGAGCAGGCGGCTTCGGTTGCCCGGGCGTTGGAAGACACATTGCGGGAGTGA
- a CDS encoding P-II family nitrogen regulator encodes MKLITAVVKPHRLDEIKEALQAFGVHGLTVTEASGYGRQRGHTEVYRGAEYTVDLVPKIRIEVLVEDDDAEQLLDVIVKAARTGKIGDGKVWSVPVDTAVRVRTGERGPDAL; translated from the coding sequence ATGAAGCTCATCACCGCCGTCGTGAAGCCCCACCGGCTCGACGAGATCAAGGAGGCTCTCCAGGCCTTCGGCGTTCACGGTCTGACGGTCACCGAGGCGAGCGGCTACGGTCGTCAGCGGGGTCACACCGAGGTCTACCGCGGTGCCGAGTACACCGTCGACCTCGTCCCCAAGATCCGCATCGAGGTGCTGGTCGAGGACGACGACGCCGAGCAGCTGCTCGACGTCATCGTGAAGGCGGCCCGTACGGGCAAGATCGGAGACGGCAAGGTCTGGTCCGTCCCGGTCGACACGGCGGTCCGGGTCCGGACCGGCGAGCGCGGACCCGACGCGCTGTAG
- a CDS encoding ammonium transporter: MAPAITLAADAPTLSAANTGFMLICSALVLIMTPGLAFFYGGMVRVKSTLNMLMMSFISMGIVTILWVLYGFSLAFGTDSGGIIGWSSDYVGLSGIGITQLWDGYTIPIYVFAVFQLMFAIITPALISGAVADRVKFTGWALFVALWATVVYFPVAHWVWGAGGWAFELGVIDFAGGTAVHINAGAAALGVILVIGKRVGFKRDPMRPHSLPLVMLGAGLLWFGWFGFNAGSWLGNDDGVGALMFINTQIATAAAMLAWLAYEKIRHGAFTTLGAASGAVAGLVAITPSGGAVSPLGAIAVGVVAGLLCAMAVGLKYKFGYDDSLDVVGVHLVGGVVGSLLIGFLATGGGQSDVAGLFYGGGLDQFWKQCAGVFAVLAYSLVASAVLAFLIDKTIGMRVSEDDEIAGIDQAEHAETAYDFSGGGGGASFSAAPSPAQGTPAKKVDA; encoded by the coding sequence ATGGCACCAGCCATCACGCTTGCCGCAGACGCTCCCACGCTGTCTGCCGCCAACACCGGGTTCATGCTCATCTGTTCCGCCCTGGTGCTGATCATGACTCCCGGACTCGCCTTCTTCTACGGAGGCATGGTCCGGGTCAAGAGCACCCTGAACATGTTGATGATGAGCTTCATCAGCATGGGGATCGTCACCATCCTGTGGGTGCTCTACGGCTTCTCGCTCGCCTTCGGCACCGACTCGGGCGGCATCATCGGCTGGTCCTCGGACTACGTGGGCCTCAGCGGAATCGGCATCACGCAGCTCTGGGACGGCTACACCATCCCGATCTACGTCTTCGCCGTCTTCCAGCTGATGTTCGCGATCATCACGCCCGCCCTGATCAGCGGTGCCGTCGCGGACCGTGTGAAGTTCACGGGCTGGGCGCTGTTCGTCGCCCTGTGGGCCACGGTCGTCTACTTCCCGGTCGCGCACTGGGTCTGGGGCGCCGGTGGCTGGGCCTTCGAGCTCGGCGTCATCGACTTCGCCGGTGGTACGGCGGTCCACATCAACGCGGGTGCCGCGGCACTCGGTGTGATCCTCGTGATCGGCAAGCGCGTCGGCTTCAAGAGGGACCCGATGCGCCCGCACAGCCTGCCGCTGGTCATGCTCGGCGCCGGTCTGCTGTGGTTCGGCTGGTTCGGATTCAACGCCGGCTCCTGGCTCGGCAACGATGACGGCGTCGGCGCGCTGATGTTCATCAACACGCAGATCGCCACCGCCGCTGCCATGCTGGCCTGGCTCGCGTACGAGAAGATCCGCCACGGCGCGTTCACCACGCTGGGTGCCGCCTCCGGTGCGGTGGCCGGTCTGGTCGCCATCACCCCGTCGGGTGGTGCCGTGTCCCCGCTCGGCGCGATCGCCGTCGGTGTCGTCGCCGGTCTGCTCTGCGCCATGGCCGTGGGCCTGAAGTACAAGTTCGGCTACGACGACTCGCTCGACGTCGTCGGTGTCCACCTCGTCGGCGGTGTCGTCGGCTCCCTGCTGATCGGCTTCCTCGCCACCGGCGGCGGCCAGTCCGACGTCGCGGGCCTCTTCTACGGCGGCGGCCTCGACCAGTTCTGGAAGCAGTGCGCCGGTGTCTTCGCGGTCCTCGCCTACTCCCTCGTGGCCTCCGCGGTGCTCGCCTTCCTGATCGACAAGACGATCGGGATGCGCGTCTCCGAGGACGACGAGATCGCGGGCATCGACCAGGCCGAGCACGCCGAGACCGCATACGACTTCAGCGGTGGCGGCGGCGGCGCGTCCTTCAGCGCCGCACCGTCCCCGGCCCAGGGCACTCCGGCCAAGAAGGTGGACGCATGA
- the nsdA gene encoding transcriptional repressor NsdA → MGGNGGGGTTADKRPNELLGSWFVRSGWSKGELARQVNRRARQLGANHISTDTSRVRRWLDGENPREPIPRILSELFSERFGCVVAVEDLGLRAAHQSPSVSGVDLPWTGPQTVALIGEFSRSDLMLARRGFLGTSLALSAGPSLIEPMQRWLVPSPVTPREQPESAAASRRPGRLSQPELDLLESTTVMFRQWDAQCGGGLRRKAVVGQLHEVTDLLQEPQPEATTRRLFKVAAELAELAGWMSYDVGLQPTAQKYFVLALHAAKEAADKPLGSYVLSSMSRQMIHLGRPDDALELIHLAQYGSRDCASPRTQSMLYAMEARAYANMGQPGKCKRAVRMAEDTFGDALEFDEPESDWIRFFSEAELHGENSHSFRDLAYVAGRSPTYASLAEPVMQKAVDLFEKDTEHQRSYALNLVGMGTVHLLRREPEQSTVVVREALRIAKKVRSERVNTRIRKTVDTAVRDFGDLAAVVDLTEQLAIDLPETAEAV, encoded by the coding sequence GTGGGCGGCAACGGCGGAGGCGGGACGACTGCTGACAAGCGCCCCAATGAGCTGTTGGGCTCGTGGTTCGTGCGCAGCGGTTGGTCCAAGGGCGAGCTGGCGCGTCAAGTGAACCGCAGAGCGCGCCAGTTGGGAGCCAACCACATCTCGACGGACACCTCGCGTGTGCGCCGCTGGCTGGACGGCGAGAATCCCCGCGAGCCCATCCCGCGCATCCTCTCCGAGCTGTTCTCCGAGCGCTTCGGCTGTGTCGTCGCCGTCGAGGATCTGGGCCTGCGCGCCGCTCACCAGTCACCGTCCGTGTCCGGCGTCGACCTGCCCTGGACGGGTCCGCAGACCGTCGCCCTGATCGGTGAGTTCTCGCGCAGCGACCTGATGCTGGCGCGGCGCGGATTCCTCGGCACGTCACTGGCGCTCTCCGCGGGCCCCTCGCTGATCGAGCCCATGCAGCGCTGGCTGGTGCCCAGCCCCGTCACTCCCCGTGAGCAGCCGGAGTCCGCCGCCGCCTCGCGCCGCCCCGGCCGGCTCTCCCAGCCCGAGCTGGACCTCCTCGAATCCACCACGGTCATGTTCCGCCAGTGGGACGCCCAGTGCGGCGGCGGTCTGCGCCGCAAGGCGGTCGTCGGCCAGCTGCACGAGGTGACGGACCTCCTCCAGGAGCCGCAGCCCGAGGCCACCACCAGGCGCCTGTTCAAGGTCGCCGCCGAGCTGGCCGAGCTGGCGGGCTGGATGAGCTACGACGTCGGTCTCCAGCCGACCGCCCAGAAGTACTTCGTCCTCGCCCTGCACGCCGCCAAGGAAGCCGCCGACAAGCCGCTCGGCTCGTACGTGCTCTCCAGCATGAGCCGCCAGATGATCCACCTCGGCCGGCCCGACGACGCTCTGGAACTGATCCACCTCGCGCAGTACGGAAGCCGCGACTGCGCGAGCCCCCGGACCCAGTCCATGCTGTATGCGATGGAGGCCCGGGCCTACGCCAACATGGGGCAGCCCGGAAAGTGCAAGCGAGCCGTCCGGATGGCCGAGGACACGTTCGGTGACGCGCTCGAGTTCGACGAGCCCGAGTCCGACTGGATCCGCTTCTTCTCCGAGGCCGAGCTGCACGGCGAGAACTCCCACTCCTTCCGCGACCTCGCCTACGTCGCGGGCCGCAGCCCCACATACGCCTCGCTGGCCGAGCCCGTCATGCAGAAGGCCGTGGACCTCTTCGAGAAGGACACCGAGCACCAGCGTTCGTACGCACTCAACCTCGTCGGGATGGGCACGGTGCACCTGCTCCGGCGGGAGCCCGAGCAGAGCACTGTCGTGGTGCGCGAGGCCCTCAGGATCGCCAAGAAGGTGCGCTCCGAGAGGGTCAACACTCGTATCCGAAAAACCGTCGACACGGCTGTACGCGATTTCGGGGATCTCGCCGCCGTGGTGGACCTGACCGAGCAGCTCGCCATCGATCTGCCCGAGACCGCCGAGGCGGTCTGA
- a CDS encoding bifunctional DNA primase/polymerase has protein sequence MGFTIGGIREIRSGSRRRGRSSECTAVAEFTGLWGWDVAPGARTAAGTCSCGRADCPAPGAHPLDFAPVVPAGATLDEVTQAWGEFPGAAVMLPVGRAFDIIEVAEPAGRRALVRLERMGLPVGPVAATPDGRAHFFVAPGAAAELPELLYRMGWDDAALDLHGLGPGTYITAPPSDRAGLGPVHWLRSPALDSATKPPAARLLLGTLAYVAHRSRA, from the coding sequence ATGGGCTTCACGATCGGCGGCATCCGCGAAATCCGGTCCGGTTCTCGTCGCCGCGGCCGCTCCTCGGAGTGCACGGCCGTGGCCGAGTTCACCGGACTGTGGGGCTGGGACGTGGCGCCCGGCGCCCGGACCGCCGCCGGGACCTGCTCGTGCGGCCGGGCCGACTGTCCGGCGCCCGGCGCGCATCCCCTGGACTTCGCCCCCGTCGTCCCGGCCGGTGCCACGCTCGACGAGGTGACGCAGGCCTGGGGCGAGTTCCCCGGCGCCGCGGTGATGCTTCCCGTGGGCCGCGCCTTCGACATCATCGAGGTCGCCGAGCCGGCCGGCCGCCGTGCCCTGGTCCGGCTCGAACGCATGGGGCTCCCGGTTGGCCCCGTGGCCGCCACCCCGGACGGCCGCGCCCACTTCTTCGTCGCCCCCGGCGCCGCGGCCGAACTGCCCGAGCTGCTCTACCGCATGGGCTGGGACGACGCCGCGCTCGACCTGCACGGCCTGGGCCCCGGCACGTACATCACGGCCCCGCCCTCCGACCGCGCCGGCCTCGGCCCGGTCCACTGGCTCCGCTCCCCCGCCCTCGACTCGGCCACAAAGCCGCCCGCGGCACGGCTGTTGCTGGGGACGCTGGCGTACGTGGCACACCGCTCGCGCGCGTAG
- the ftsY gene encoding signal recognition particle-docking protein FtsY gives MEIVILAVVIAVVVIGALGGLVIGSRRRKQLPPSPPAAPDITAPPAEPHIGDEAETPRDEPRRTIEEVDLPDASAAAPVAVDEPAPVVEAPPVEVPEPTAGRLVRLRARLSRSQNALGKGLLTLLSREHLDEDTWEEIEDTLLTADVGVQPTQELVERLRERVRVLGTRTPDELRTLLREELLTLLVPDFDRTVNTESGLDTPGIVMVVGVNGTGKTTTTGKLARVLVADGKHVVLGAADTFRAAAADQLQTWGERVGARTVRGPEGGDPASIAFDAVKEGIQEGADVVLIDTAGRLHTKTGLMDELGKVKRVVEKHAPLDEVLLVLDATTGQNGLVQARVFAEVVDITGIVLTKLDGTAKGGIVIAVQRELGVPVKLVGLGEGADDLAPFEPEAFVDALIGE, from the coding sequence ATGGAAATCGTCATCCTTGCTGTAGTCATCGCCGTGGTCGTGATCGGCGCGCTCGGCGGGCTCGTCATCGGCAGCCGCAGGCGCAAGCAGCTGCCTCCGTCGCCCCCCGCCGCCCCCGACATCACCGCTCCGCCGGCCGAGCCGCATATCGGCGACGAGGCCGAGACGCCGCGCGACGAACCGCGCCGCACGATAGAGGAGGTGGATCTTCCGGACGCCTCGGCGGCCGCGCCGGTCGCCGTCGACGAGCCCGCACCGGTGGTCGAAGCGCCCCCGGTCGAGGTCCCGGAGCCGACCGCGGGCCGCCTGGTCCGCCTGCGCGCCCGCCTCTCCCGCTCGCAGAACGCGCTCGGCAAGGGGCTGCTCACGCTCCTCTCGCGCGAGCACCTCGACGAGGACACCTGGGAGGAGATCGAGGACACGCTGCTCACCGCCGATGTCGGCGTGCAGCCCACCCAGGAGCTGGTCGAGCGGCTGCGCGAGCGGGTGCGGGTGCTCGGCACGCGGACCCCCGACGAGCTGCGGACCCTGCTGCGGGAGGAGCTGCTCACCCTCCTCGTGCCCGACTTCGACCGCACCGTGAACACCGAGTCCGGTCTGGACACCCCGGGCATCGTGATGGTCGTCGGGGTCAACGGCACCGGCAAGACCACCACCACCGGCAAGCTCGCGCGGGTGCTCGTCGCCGACGGCAAGCACGTGGTGCTCGGCGCGGCCGACACCTTCCGTGCCGCCGCCGCCGACCAGCTGCAGACCTGGGGCGAGCGCGTCGGCGCCCGCACCGTGCGCGGCCCCGAGGGCGGCGACCCCGCGTCCATCGCCTTCGACGCCGTCAAGGAGGGCATCCAGGAGGGCGCGGACGTCGTCCTCATCGACACCGCGGGCCGGCTGCACACCAAGACCGGTCTCATGGACGAGCTCGGCAAGGTCAAGCGCGTCGTCGAGAAGCACGCCCCGCTGGACGAGGTGCTGCTGGTCCTGGACGCCACCACCGGCCAGAACGGCCTGGTCCAGGCCCGGGTCTTCGCCGAGGTCGTCGACATCACCGGCATCGTCCTGACCAAGCTCGACGGCACGGCCAAGGGCGGCATCGTCATCGCCGTCCAGCGCGAACTGGGCGTTCCCGTCAAGCTCGTCGGCCTCGGCGAGGGCGCGGACGACCTGGCCCCGTTCGAGCCGGAGGCGTTCGTGGATGCCCTTATCGGAGAGTGA
- a CDS encoding cytosine permease, which produces MTRPRHQLVVATAAPIVSYGLVGLIGIAGKRGGAPGMMLSRAVFGQRGNLLPGSLIWVARWGWETINAVTGAYALLTVVDILFGIGRSTPLVIVTLLLFVVTTFAISGLGINAVRTCNKYATYLFGGFSVLVLGYLLVETDWGKVFGQGAGPTPLMITGVGLIAAGGISWVPSSPDFTRYLPRTASSKAIVGHSVGGAGIVVLPMILMGAVMAVSTPDLASAADPVSFLGEILPLWIAVPYLLIALVGMLLINAMSMYSAGFTAQTLGFRVPRHWAVSVNAVISLVLGGVLMLVATSFMGSFIAFLSMLAVAFSAWVGVFGADMLRRREYDAKALLDTTRTSAYWYRGGFAPAAVAAWGLGLGAGLLFTTSDWFTGPLAAGNPVGEYGLGWVATIVVSFLLYVLLPKPAVTVPEPEPDKKPATLAV; this is translated from the coding sequence GTGACACGCCCTCGCCATCAGCTGGTCGTGGCGACGGCCGCGCCGATCGTGTCGTACGGCCTGGTCGGGCTGATCGGTATCGCCGGGAAGCGCGGCGGCGCGCCCGGCATGATGCTGTCCCGGGCGGTCTTCGGGCAGCGCGGCAATCTGCTGCCGGGTTCGCTGATCTGGGTCGCCCGCTGGGGCTGGGAGACGATCAACGCGGTGACCGGCGCGTACGCCCTGCTCACCGTGGTGGACATCCTCTTCGGCATCGGCCGCAGCACGCCCCTGGTCATCGTGACGCTGCTGCTCTTCGTCGTCACCACGTTCGCGATCTCGGGTCTCGGCATCAACGCCGTGCGGACGTGCAACAAGTACGCGACCTACCTCTTCGGCGGCTTCTCCGTCCTCGTCCTCGGTTATCTGCTCGTCGAGACCGACTGGGGGAAGGTCTTCGGGCAGGGCGCGGGCCCGACGCCCCTGATGATCACGGGCGTCGGTCTGATCGCCGCGGGTGGGATCAGCTGGGTGCCGTCCTCCCCCGACTTCACCCGGTATCTGCCGCGCACGGCGTCCTCGAAGGCGATCGTGGGGCACTCGGTCGGCGGCGCCGGCATCGTCGTGCTCCCCATGATCCTCATGGGTGCGGTGATGGCGGTCTCGACGCCCGACCTGGCCTCGGCCGCCGATCCGGTCTCGTTCCTCGGCGAGATCCTGCCGCTGTGGATCGCGGTCCCGTATCTGCTCATCGCCCTGGTCGGCATGCTGCTGATCAACGCGATGTCGATGTACTCGGCGGGCTTCACCGCGCAGACCCTCGGCTTCAGGGTGCCGCGCCACTGGGCGGTGTCGGTGAACGCCGTGATCTCGCTGGTCCTCGGCGGCGTCCTGATGCTCGTCGCGACCAGTTTCATGGGCTCGTTCATCGCGTTCCTGTCGATGCTCGCGGTCGCGTTCTCCGCCTGGGTCGGCGTCTTCGGGGCGGACATGCTGCGCCGCAGGGAGTACGACGCGAAGGCACTGCTCGACACCACGCGCACCAGCGCCTACTGGTACCGCGGCGGCTTCGCCCCGGCCGCGGTGGCCGCCTGGGGCCTCGGCCTCGGTGCGGGACTGCTCTTCACCACGTCCGACTGGTTCACCGGACCGCTGGCCGCCGGCAACCCGGTCGGCGAGTACGGCCTCGGCTGGGTGGCCACGATCGTCGTCTCCTTCCTCCTGTACGTGCTGCTGCCGAAGCCCGCGGTGACCGTTCCCGAGCCGGAGCCGGACAAGAAGCCCGCCACTCTGGCTGTCTGA